The Deltaproteobacteria bacterium nucleotide sequence AAGGGAAAAGTATTGAAGAGTCCCGCCTGCTTGGTCACGTGATAATGAGCATTGGTCCCAGCGGGCGTTTCGATGCCGATGCGCACCGTCGGCAGCGCTTTCTGCGCCCCAGACTGACTTGCCACCAGTAGAGCAAAGACAACTAGCATGATCATTCGTTTCATCCGGGCCCTCGTTCGCTGCGCCCTAGCCCGAATTATACATGCGACGGGGAAAACCCATGACACTGTGTCGATCGAAGTGGAACTCTGGAGGAGCGCAGGCATCAGCGCAAATCGTTCGGTTTGATTCGCCGATATTGGGCATTTCTTCGACCTTTCCACTGCGATTCGCAGAGCAGGGCGACCGCCGGTCGCCCCTACGAGGCGGCGTCGAAGCGGATATCTGTTGCCTTCGCTCCGGAAGAGTTTCACTTCGATCGCGCCGCAGCGATGAATAATCCGGGCTAG carries:
- a CDS encoding ABC transporter substrate-binding protein, with translation MKRMIMLVVFALLVASQSGAQKALPTVRIGIETPAGTNAHYHVTKQAGLFNTFPFSILSRAEIKKPEDLRGKKITLCAFGVDLRPSPDSNALRIY